A genomic region of Gossypium hirsutum isolate 1008001.06 chromosome D01, Gossypium_hirsutum_v2.1, whole genome shotgun sequence contains the following coding sequences:
- the LOC107891562 gene encoding 30S ribosomal protein S31, chloroplastic — protein MASLLLGAAPISAQSLNLSSVSRISSSHSQTLGTSLSVSNSSFSLSAASSPSIPYVYCGRGDKKTERGKRFNHSFGNARPRDKKKGRGPPRVAVPPAPPRKDKFDDDEKIKIEIDESLFTS, from the exons ATGGCGTCACTACTACTTGGAGCAGCTCCAATCTCAGCTCAATCCCTTAACCTTTCATCAGTTTCTCGTATCTCTTCATCTCATTCCCAAACCCTTGGAACTTCCTTATCAGTTTCAAATTCATCCTTTTCACTCTCAGCAGCTTCTTCTCCTTCAATCCCCTATG tgTACTGTGGCAGAGGGGATAAGAAAACAGAGAGGGGGAAGCGGTTCAATCACTCTTTTGGCAAT GCAAGGCCTAGGGACAAGAAGAAGGGGAGAGGGCCACCAAGGGTGGCAGTTCCACCAGCACCACCGAGAAAAGATAAGTTTGATGATGATGAGaagataaaaattgaaattgatgAATCCCTTTTTACTAGTTAA